From a single Lates calcarifer isolate ASB-BC8 linkage group LG12, TLL_Latcal_v3, whole genome shotgun sequence genomic region:
- the trib3 gene encoding tribbles homolog 3: protein MSIGVATARSQLCLKRLLDEPQDKLLECKRARLAPPPPTPGLSPCLRPRSPTPKSSQSQSPSRVGPYILFERCEGEETYRAVHAHTQQQYTCQVLPLRGYQEHLAAYARIGHHDNICGLQDVVIGQDSVYVFLPNHHGDMHAYVRNRKRLGEEEAGLLFTQMLNAVMHCHCHGVVLRDLKLRRFVFTDRYRTHLALLGLDDCVLLHGDHSDDSLTDRHGCPAYVGPELLTNGGGSYSGRAADIWSLGVSLYTMLIGRYPFQDTQPAALFAKIRRGTFSLPDWLSPRAKCLIGCMLRKSPAERLEASELLMHPWLTNPCAPHHSVHKTHHSSHAPPQNKQEDDDDQVVPTWTKKH, encoded by the exons ATGAGCATTGGCGTGGCCACAGCCAGgtctcagctctgtctgaagAGGCTGCTGGATGAGCCCCAGGATAAACTACTGGAGTGTAAACGAGCCCGTCTAGCTCCGCCACCTCCAACGCCCGGACTGTCACCCTGCCTCAGGCCCAGAAGCCCCACCCCCAAGTCAAGCCAAAGCCAATCGCCATCCAGAGTTGGACCGTACATCCTGTTTGAACgctgtgagggagaggagacatACAGGGCTgtccacgcacacacacaacagcagtacACCtgccag GTGCTCCCTCTGCGTGGCTACCAGGAGCACTTGGCTGCCTATGCCCGGATTGGTCACCACGACAACATCTGTGGCCTGCAGGACGTGGTGATTGGCCAGGACAGTGTGTATGTCTTTCTGCCCAATCACCATGGCGACATGCACGCATACGTGCGCAACAGGAAGCGTTTGGGTGAGGAGGAGGCGGGGCTTCTGTTCACTCAGATGCTGAATGCTGTGATGCACTGCCATTGCCATGGAGTCGTCCTGAGAGATCTGAAGCTCCGCAGGTTCGTCTTCACTGACAGATACAG GACTCACCTCGCTCTGCTCGGCCTTGACGACTGTGTCCTCCTGCATGGTGACCACAGCGACGACtccctcacagacagacatggctGCCCTGCATATGTTGGTCCCGAGCTGCTGACCAATGGGGGCGGGTCTTACTCGGGCCGCGCCGCAGACATCTGGAGCTTGGGCGTGTCTCTGTACACCATGCTGATTGGACGATACCCGTTTCAGGACACGCAGCCTGCCGCGCTGTTCGCCAAGATCCGCCGGGGGACCTTCAGCCTGCCCGACTGGCTGTCGCCGCGGGCCAAGTGTCTGATTGGCTGTATGCTGAGGAAGTCACCTGCTGAGAGACTGGAGGCGTCTGAGCTGCTGATGCACCCGTGGCTGACCAATCCCTGCGCGCCTCATCACAGTGTGCACAAGACGCATCACAGCTCACATGCACCACCACAGAATAAAcaagaggatgatgatgaccAAGTCGTGCCAACATGGACTaaaaaacactaa
- the atrip gene encoding LOW QUALITY PROTEIN: ATR-interacting protein (The sequence of the model RefSeq protein was modified relative to this genomic sequence to represent the inferred CDS: deleted 1 base in 1 codon) produces MNCPPTKRLRGLNHEVATAVAFDDPFGDDEDFTQDDLDEIDIIASQAITSAAAGARIGSKPESKQVDLARGAAWSVSAGQNKPLSKATTKQSRENTFGFSSSNRGNAAISSREPLGNRQQQFGSDRDDSYSLLEAQHVELKRKLKEVEEEIVMKSGEIRVLRDSLKAAQQEKEAQRQNQVLLETQRQREQSDREKELNKKVQSLQSELQFKEAEINEMKTKLHNSDRNKMASPLPRNSPKVQSSLAQLHHGRSCSSSSSSSPTGNGFITKEMFGAQIPSRTTPVKTPIKTRREADRGASSSRYGDSRQEMSRPDPFLSVRPAHLQHRGGVLLGLLLQQPLSPSSLSLSHLLSMSLTDIHLTSSGPSAGFLLHSDAAAGISGSSTPRAALSPVQSLAVTGLNMLSQSRTAAAASSKNNRSCPGAVLLLPLLDLHLSQLCQALDSLRSNSAGSGDSDSTAATSLPAGHAAPSAGPGRLEETSLSGFSVEDTGLAALRLLYLLLAHSDEVVEAVLSKQSQSRVTDDKPESSAGVGLCSQNALLHSVLRLCEAGLGSSSSSSSQREELVLSAMKTLCVLIERTPQSHTDRLQCVVQVVCACLSADSRLQMISQCVSVLVSMSDHQTMAQQLCSHHDPCVFLKLFQVIRTRPDNQATHTDWILLDLQVVRLLNRLMSQRAESWTSNLHSSCQCYTELVQTVVIVFHRQWLDLRGSQEPTNLTAPSGLPAALPQCSAPSSPWWRSPAASLLRECLLLLHWLLLHHGSFSESCRPLLHMYDQVIPAVRDTLRKIPELSESEELALEEICRSEGDDTDDMDTDTGS; encoded by the exons ATGAACTGCCCTCCCACGAAGCGTCTCCGAGGACTGAATCACGAAGTAGCAACGGCGGTGGCCTTTGATGACCCATTTGGAGATGATGAGGACTTCACCCAAGACGACTTGGATGAGATCGACATCATCGCCTCGCAGGCCATCACCTCAGCTGCTGCGGGAGCTAGGATCGGGTCTAAACCAGAGAGCAAACAGGTGGATTTGGCCCGTGGGGCAGCCTGGTCGGTGTCCGCAGGCCAGAACAAACCTCTGAGCAAAGCCACAAcgaagcagagcagagagaacacATTTGGGTttagcagcagcaacagagggAATGCTGCGATATCAAGCAGAGAACCACTTG gTAACAGGCAGCAGCAGTTTGGGTCAGACAGAGACGACTCCTACAGTCTACTGGAGGCCCAGCATGTAGAGCTGAAGAGGAAG ctgaaggaggtggaggaagagattGTTATGAAGAGTGGGGAAATCCGTGTCCTTAGGGACTCCCTGAAAGCAGCTCAGCAGGAAAAGGAGGCTCAGAGACAGAACCAGGTCCTGCTGGagactcagagacagagagagcagagtgacagGGAGAAGGAGCTCAACAAGAAG GTTCAGTCTCTGcagtctgagctgcagtttaaaGAAGCAGAGATCAATGAGATGAAGACCAAACTGCACAactcagacagaaacaagaTGGCCTCTCCACTGCCTAGAAACAG TCCTAAAGTGCAGAGCTCTCTCGCCCAGTTGCATCATGGGCGCAGCTGCAGCAGtagcagctcctcctctccaacaGGAAATGGTTTCATTACCAAGGAGATGTTTGGAGCCCAGATCCCATCCAGAACGACACCGGTGAAGACACCAATAAAGACACGGAGAGAGG cagacagaggagcGTCCAGCAGCAGATATGGTGACAGCAGGCAGGAAATGTCTCGCCCAGACCCCTTCTTGTCTGTCAGACCTGCGCACCTGCAGCACCGAG GTGGCGTTCTGCTGGGCTTGTTGCTGCAGCAGCCTCTGTCTCCCAGCAGCCTCAGCCTCTCTCACCTGCTGTCTATGAGTCTGACAGACATCCACCTAACATCTAG TGGGCCATCAGCAGGTTTTCTGCTCCACTCTGATGCAGCAGCAGGTATCAGCGGAAGCAGCACTCCCAGAGCTGCTCTGAGTCCAGTCCAGAGTCTGGCTGTAACTGGATTGAACATGCTCAGTCAGAGCcgaacagcagctgcagccagcagcaaaaacaacag GTCATGTCCAGGagctgtcctcctcctccctctgttggACCTTCACCTGTCTCAACTCTGTCAGGCTCTGGACTCGCTCCGCTCCAACTCAGCTGGCAGCGGTGATTCAGACTCTACAGCTGCCACCTCGCTCCCAGCAGGCCAtgctgctccctctgctggaccGGGAAGACTTGAGGAGACTAGTTTATCTGGTTTCAGTGTGGAGGACACTGGTTTGGCTGCTCTGAGACTTCTCTACCTGTTGCTGGCCCACAGTGATGAG GTGGTGGAGGCTGTGCTGTCaaaacagagtcagagcagagtTACAGATGACAAg CCCGAGTCATCTGCAGGTGTGGgtctgtgctcccagaatgccttGCTGCACTCAGTGTTGCGGCTGTGTGAAGCAGGActtggcagcagcagcagcagcagctcgcAGAGAGAGGAGCTTGTCCTCAGTGCCATGAAGACGCTGTGTGTCCTAATTGAAAGGACGCCACAATCACACACCGACAG gttGCAGTGTGTGGTGCAggtggtgtgtgcatgtttgtcagCAGACAGCAGGTTGCAGAtgatttcacagtgtgtgtcagtcctCGTGTCGATGTCCGACCACCAGACAATggctcagcagctctgctccCACCATG aCCCCTGTGTTTTCCTGAAGTTATTCCAGGTTATCAGAACTAGACCAGACAACcaggcaacacacacagactggattCTGTTGGACCTGCAG gTGGTCCGTTTGTTGAACAGACTAATGAGTCAGCGAGCAGAAAGCTGGACCTCAAACcttcacagcagctgtcagtgttaCACTGAG ttggTTCAGACAGTGGTAATTGTTTTCCATCGTCAGTGGTTGGACCTTCGTGGTTCTCAGGAGCCGACAAACTTGACAG CTCCTTCAGGCTTGCCTGCAGCCCTGCCACAGTGCTCTGCCCCATCATCGCCGTGGTGGCGCAGCCCGGCAGCGTCTCTGCTCAGGgagtgtttgctgctgctgcactggctgctgctgcatcaCGGCAGCTTCTCA GAGAGCTGCAGGCCACTGCTCCACATGTACGACCAGGTGATCCCTGCTGTACGAGACACGCTGAGGAAGATCCCCGAGTTGAGCGAGAGCGagg AGCTGGCATTGGAAGAGATCTGCCGCTCGGAGGGAGACGACACTGATGACATGGACACTGACACTGGTTCCTGA